Proteins co-encoded in one Streptomyces sp. NBC_01571 genomic window:
- a CDS encoding carbonic anhydrase — MTEINDSTPQDAFRLLLAGNQRFVAGAPEHPNQDATRRAEIAPAQQPFAVLFGCSDSRLAAEIIFDRGLGDLFVVRTAGHVMGAEVLGSIEYGVDVLGCPLVVVLGHDSCGAVGAACAALEDGMAPAGYIRDVVERVTPSVLAARAAGRVEPEEILAEHIRHTVDLMLDRSRVLADKVAAGQAAVAGLCYRLADGSAQLVASRGLDAAVPTAS; from the coding sequence ATGACCGAGATCAACGATTCGACCCCCCAGGACGCCTTCCGGCTACTGCTGGCAGGTAACCAGCGCTTCGTCGCGGGTGCTCCTGAGCACCCGAACCAGGACGCCACCCGCCGCGCCGAGATCGCACCGGCCCAGCAGCCCTTCGCCGTGCTGTTCGGGTGCTCCGACTCCCGGCTGGCCGCCGAGATCATCTTCGACCGCGGCCTGGGCGACCTGTTCGTGGTGCGCACCGCAGGCCACGTCATGGGTGCGGAAGTGCTGGGCAGCATCGAGTACGGCGTGGACGTGCTGGGCTGCCCGCTGGTCGTGGTGCTCGGGCACGATTCGTGCGGTGCGGTCGGTGCGGCGTGCGCCGCGCTGGAGGATGGCATGGCGCCGGCGGGGTACATCCGGGACGTTGTGGAGCGGGTGACTCCCAGCGTGCTGGCGGCGCGGGCCGCCGGACGGGTTGAACCGGAGGAGATCCTCGCCGAGCACATAAGGCACACCGTCGACCTGATGCTGGACCGTTCCCGGGTGCTTGCCGACAAGGTCGCTGCCGGGCAGGCCGCCGTGGCGGGGCTGTGCTACCGCCTGGCTGACGGCAGTGCGCAGCTCGTCGCGTCCCGCGGCCTCGATGCGGCGGTGCCCACCGCGTCCTGA
- a CDS encoding zinc-binding dehydrogenase codes for MRAITYGRHGEAGQVLRLSEQPAPAAPAAGQVRVRVLSRPIHPGDLAGVEGPAGGPRQRFATPRIPGVEGMGVIETVGEGVQDLRPGRRVAFFPVPGAWSELVTAPADLVVPVPDDLSDERAALMLVNPLTLLSLLRAVEDAQHGQPGPVVQTAAGSSVGKLVSAAALKHGIPLVNLVRSATGAQTLRQRFPGLPTISTADADWRTQVQDATGGRGVQVVLDAVGGSLTGDLAGLLADGGTLITYGGLGSGSTPLESLALTPRALTVRGTSVFHWMAARTPEERAEDVAFAARLATTAPELFEVAAGYDLADFAKAIDHVRRPGKSGTVLLTSPTP; via the coding sequence ATGCGCGCCATCACCTACGGCCGGCACGGAGAAGCCGGGCAGGTACTGCGCCTGAGCGAGCAGCCGGCCCCTGCTGCGCCCGCGGCCGGGCAGGTGCGGGTGCGGGTGCTGTCCCGGCCGATCCACCCCGGCGACCTGGCGGGAGTGGAGGGCCCTGCGGGTGGGCCGCGGCAGCGGTTCGCCACGCCACGGATTCCCGGCGTGGAGGGAATGGGCGTCATCGAGACCGTCGGCGAGGGCGTGCAGGACCTGCGGCCCGGTCGGCGGGTGGCGTTCTTCCCGGTGCCGGGCGCGTGGAGCGAACTCGTCACGGCGCCGGCCGATCTTGTGGTGCCGGTGCCCGACGACCTCAGCGACGAGAGGGCGGCTTTGATGCTGGTCAACCCGCTGACCCTGCTCTCCTTGCTGCGGGCGGTCGAGGACGCCCAGCACGGCCAGCCCGGTCCGGTGGTGCAGACGGCCGCCGGTTCGTCGGTGGGAAAGCTGGTCAGCGCCGCCGCACTCAAGCACGGCATCCCGCTGGTCAACCTGGTACGCAGCGCCACCGGGGCGCAGACCCTGCGGCAGCGCTTCCCCGGCCTGCCGACCATCTCGACGGCCGACGCGGACTGGCGCACTCAGGTCCAGGACGCGACCGGCGGCCGGGGCGTCCAGGTCGTACTGGACGCGGTGGGCGGATCCCTGACCGGTGACCTGGCCGGACTGCTCGCCGACGGCGGCACGCTGATCACCTACGGAGGGCTCGGTTCCGGCAGCACGCCGCTGGAGTCGCTCGCGCTGACCCCGCGGGCCCTGACCGTGCGGGGCACGTCCGTCTTCCACTGGATGGCCGCCCGCACGCCTGAGGAACGGGCCGAGGACGTCGCCTTCGCCGCCCGTCTGGCCACGACCGCCCCGGAACTCTTCGAGGTCGCCGCCGGCTACGACCTCGCCGACTTCGCGAAGGCCATCGACCATGTCCGCCGCCCCGGCAAGAGCGGAACCGTCCTGCTCACCAGCCCCACACCCTGA
- a CDS encoding alkene reductase — MTTTQPLLQPVRLGALELANSVVMAPMTRARAQNAELAPTDLHATYYAQRAGAGLIVTEGTWVNRDAIGFIHAPGIYTDTQTAGWAKVTEAVHEAGGRIVSQLGHLGAASHPDHLGGRLPAGPSAINPDEKSFTPSGPKDTVTPRAYTTAEIAATIADYRQAAENARRAGFDGVEIHAQQSHLIPQFLNPRLNQRTDAYGGSSEKRAQFLLDILDAVSDVWGSDRVSVKMSPTWDNGGTFTADEETLADYDQLFKKLNDSNLAYLHLLGTPGTIEERVALFSRYRAHYQGNIVANLGFTQALGNEILDHGIVNAVSFAEPFIANPDLVERFTQGHPLADGNRDTYYAGHSEGYTDYPTFTAN; from the coding sequence ATGACCACCACCCAGCCCCTGCTGCAGCCCGTCCGCCTCGGCGCCCTGGAGCTCGCCAACAGCGTCGTCATGGCCCCCATGACCCGCGCCCGCGCCCAGAACGCCGAGCTGGCCCCCACCGACCTGCACGCGACCTACTACGCGCAGCGCGCCGGCGCCGGCCTGATCGTCACCGAGGGAACCTGGGTCAACCGCGACGCGATCGGTTTCATCCACGCGCCCGGCATCTACACCGACACCCAGACCGCCGGCTGGGCGAAGGTCACCGAAGCCGTCCACGAGGCCGGCGGACGGATCGTCTCCCAGCTCGGCCACCTCGGCGCGGCCTCCCACCCCGACCACCTCGGCGGCCGCCTGCCCGCCGGACCCTCGGCCATCAACCCCGACGAGAAGTCCTTCACCCCCTCCGGCCCCAAGGACACCGTCACCCCGCGCGCCTACACCACCGCCGAGATCGCCGCCACCATCGCCGACTACCGCCAAGCCGCCGAGAACGCCCGCCGCGCCGGCTTCGACGGCGTGGAAATCCACGCCCAGCAGTCCCACCTGATCCCGCAGTTCCTCAACCCCCGTCTCAACCAGCGCACCGACGCCTACGGAGGCAGCAGCGAGAAGCGGGCCCAGTTCCTCCTCGACATCCTCGACGCCGTCAGCGACGTGTGGGGCAGCGACCGCGTCAGCGTGAAGATGTCCCCGACCTGGGACAACGGAGGCACGTTCACCGCGGACGAGGAGACACTCGCCGACTACGACCAGCTGTTCAAGAAGCTCAACGACAGCAACCTGGCCTACCTGCACCTCCTGGGCACACCCGGCACCATCGAGGAGCGCGTCGCCCTCTTCTCCCGCTACCGCGCCCACTACCAGGGCAACATCGTCGCCAACCTCGGCTTCACCCAGGCCCTCGGCAACGAGATCCTCGACCACGGAATCGTCAACGCGGTCTCCTTCGCCGAACCCTTCATCGCCAACCCCGACCTGGTCGAGCGCTTCACGCAGGGCCACCCGCTGGCCGACGGCAACAGGGACACCTACTACGCCGGTCACAGCGAGGGCTACACCGACTACCCCACCTTCACCGCCAACTGA
- a CDS encoding L-threonylcarbamoyladenylate synthase, producing the protein MTAGSNDIEKAAGVLRTGGLVAFPTETVYGLGANAEDPAAVARIFQVKGRPTSHPLIVHLGGAELLDDWVEDVSATARLLAERFWPGPLTLVLRRGRRVPLKATGGLETVAVRVPDHPVALALLAAFGGGVTAPSANRFGQVSPTTAHHVGAELGDAVDFVLDGGPCEVGVESTIVDATDEIPSILRPGGVTREDLEAVLGCPLAVHSTSGVRVPGQHPSHYAPRARVVLVEPDKVVAEAELAQELGHQVGVLLPPAFADAPVKAHAVVTLPGSPAAYARGLYGFLRELDQQGCELILASLPAEEGLGLAVANRLRRAAGPRLTA; encoded by the coding sequence GTGACAGCAGGAAGCAATGACATCGAGAAGGCGGCTGGTGTGCTGCGCACCGGAGGGCTGGTGGCCTTCCCGACCGAGACCGTCTACGGTCTCGGAGCGAACGCCGAGGATCCCGCCGCGGTTGCGCGTATCTTCCAGGTCAAGGGGCGTCCGACCTCCCACCCGCTGATCGTCCACCTTGGCGGCGCGGAGCTCCTGGACGACTGGGTCGAGGATGTGTCGGCGACCGCGCGCCTGTTGGCCGAACGCTTCTGGCCGGGGCCTCTCACGCTGGTCCTGCGGCGCGGTCGCCGGGTACCCCTCAAAGCGACGGGTGGCCTTGAGACAGTGGCTGTGCGCGTGCCCGACCACCCCGTCGCGCTCGCGCTGCTGGCGGCCTTCGGCGGTGGTGTCACGGCCCCGTCCGCCAACCGCTTCGGCCAGGTCAGCCCCACGACAGCGCACCACGTCGGTGCCGAGCTCGGTGATGCCGTCGACTTCGTGCTGGACGGCGGACCTTGCGAGGTCGGCGTCGAGTCCACGATCGTCGACGCCACGGACGAGATCCCGAGCATCCTGCGGCCCGGCGGAGTGACGCGCGAGGATCTCGAAGCGGTGCTGGGGTGCCCGCTCGCGGTCCACTCGACGAGCGGCGTTCGAGTGCCGGGGCAGCATCCGTCCCACTATGCGCCGCGTGCGCGCGTCGTCCTCGTCGAGCCGGACAAGGTCGTGGCCGAAGCGGAGCTTGCGCAAGAGCTGGGACACCAGGTGGGCGTCTTGCTCCCTCCTGCCTTCGCCGACGCTCCGGTGAAGGCGCACGCCGTGGTGACGTTGCCCGGGTCGCCGGCCGCCTACGCGCGCGGCCTGTACGGGTTTCTGCGCGAACTCGACCAGCAAGGGTGCGAGCTCATCCTCGCGTCCTTGCCAGCGGAGGAGGGGCTGGGATTGGCGGTCGCCAACCGGCTCCGCCGCGCCGCAGGGCCCCGTCTCACGGCGTGA
- a CDS encoding NAD(P)-binding domain-containing protein has product MKIGTLGAGTVAQAIARHAVAHGHQVVLSNSRGPASLAGLTDELGPLAHAGTPEEAAAAELVVLAVGWPQITDAVAGLPPFDGRIVIDATNQFASPPPPMKIVDLGELTGSEHVASLLPGARVVKAFNTLYGQYIAADPHHQAGRQVLFLAGDDADAKTTVKDLTAAFGFAPVDLGSLREGGRLMQLGGPLSGLHALKQD; this is encoded by the coding sequence ATGAAGATCGGAACCCTCGGCGCCGGAACCGTCGCCCAGGCCATCGCCCGCCACGCCGTGGCCCACGGCCACCAGGTCGTACTGAGCAACAGCCGCGGCCCCGCCTCCCTGGCCGGCCTCACAGACGAACTCGGACCGCTCGCCCACGCCGGCACCCCGGAGGAAGCCGCCGCGGCGGAACTCGTCGTGCTCGCAGTCGGCTGGCCCCAGATCACGGACGCGGTGGCCGGCCTGCCACCCTTCGACGGGCGCATCGTCATCGACGCCACCAACCAGTTCGCCTCACCGCCGCCGCCCATGAAGATCGTCGACCTGGGCGAGCTGACCGGCAGCGAACATGTCGCCTCACTGCTGCCCGGAGCCCGCGTCGTCAAGGCGTTCAACACCCTCTACGGCCAGTACATCGCCGCCGACCCGCACCACCAGGCCGGACGCCAGGTGCTGTTCCTCGCCGGTGACGACGCCGACGCCAAGACCACCGTCAAGGACCTCACCGCCGCCTTCGGCTTCGCCCCCGTCGACCTCGGCTCCTTGCGCGAGGGCGGACGCCTCATGCAGCTCGGTGGCCCGCTCTCCGGCCTCCACGCCCTCAAACAGGACTGA